The following are from one region of the Corythoichthys intestinalis isolate RoL2023-P3 chromosome 17, ASM3026506v1, whole genome shotgun sequence genome:
- the LOC130905752 gene encoding general transcription factor II-I repeat domain-containing protein 2-like encodes MHDTTTGHDLYEEVSRCVNEMGLPWEKLVGLTTDGAPAMCGHKSGLVARIRKKIKEENALGELAAYHCIIHQESLCGKALKMEHVMSTITRAVNIIRAKGLNHRQFKAFLSELETEHGDLPYHTEVRWLSQGKVLQRCFELREEICLFLDSKGKDATQLRDETFLCEMAFLCDITTHLNAMNLQLQGRGRVISDMYSTVKAFKTKLPLWEAQMREKNLSHFPCCQTMKEKLTTSVFPCTEFADKISVLAADFRRRFADFEAQKSRFELLSNPFAVDVESSPPNLQMELIELQCSDALKAKYAAVRCCGVCPFPPRNNAPVAHPGCSNVVYVWQHILV; translated from the coding sequence ATGCATGACACAACTACTGGACATGATCTGTATGAAGAGGTGTCAAGATGTGTAAATGAGATGGGACTGCCTTGGGAAAAACTCGTGGGTTTGACAACAGACGGAGCACCTGCGATGTGTGGACACAAGAGTGGACTGGTGGCAAGGATACGGAAGAAGATAAAGGAGGAAAACGCCCTAGGTGAGCTGGCAGCTTATCATTGTATCATACATCAGGAGTCGTTGTGTGGAAAAGCCTTAAAAATGGAACATGTAATGAGCACCATCACACGCGCAGTTAACATAatcagagccaaaggtttaaatCACCGCCAGTTCAAGGCATTTCTGAGCGAGTTAGAAACGGAGCATGGTGATTTGCCCTATCACACTGAGGTGCGATGGCTAAGCCAGGGAAAGGTGCTGCAAAGATGCTTTGAGCTGCGTGaggagatctgtctgttcttggaCAGTAAAGGGAAAGACGCTACTCAACTCCGAGATGAAACATTTTTGTGTGAAATGGCATTTCTGTGTGACATCACGACTCATCTGAATGCAATGAACTTGCAGCTGCAGGGTCGGGGTCGTGTCATCTCTGATATGTACAGCACAGTGAAGGCGTTTAAAACCAAACTGCCTCTGTGGGAGGCACAGATGCGGGAAAAAAACTTGAGCCACTTTCCTTGCTGCCAGACCATGAAAGAAAAGCTCACTACCAGTGTGTTCCCGTGCACAGAGTTTGCTGATAAAATTAGTGTACTCGCCGCTGACTTCCGACGCCGATTTGCTGACTTTGAAGCACAAAAAAGTAGGTTTGAACTGCTCAGTAATCCATTTGCAGTTGACGTGGAAAGCTCACCACCAAACCTCCAAATGGAGTTGATCGAGCTCCAATGCAGTGATGCACTGAAAGCAAAATATGCGGCAGTGCGGTGCTGCGGAGTTTGCCCGTTTCCTCCCCGAAACAATGCCCCAGTTGCGCATCCAGGCTGCTCAAACGTTGTCTATGTTTGGCAGCACATACTTGTGTGa